A region of Mauremys mutica isolate MM-2020 ecotype Southern chromosome 2, ASM2049712v1, whole genome shotgun sequence DNA encodes the following proteins:
- the CNDP2 gene encoding cytosolic non-specific dipeptidase, producing the protein MSVLERLFQYVDEHQDLYVQRLAQWVAIQSVSAWPEKRDEIKQMMEVAAKDIERLGGTTQLMNIGTQKLPDGSEIPLPPIILGKLGSDPQKKTVCVYGHLDVQPAALDDGWDSEPFTLVEKDGKLYGRGSTDDKGPVLAWLNALEAYQQTKQEIPVNIKFCLEGMEESGSEGLDELIFAQKDTFFKDVDYVCISDNYWLGKKKPCITYGLRGICYFFIEVECSDKDLHSGVYGGSVHEAMTDLIALMGSLLDKRGKILIPGINEAVAPLTDEELELYEKIDFDLKEYAKDVGATKLLHDTKKDILMHRWRYPSLSLHGIEGAFSASGAKTVIPRKVTGKFSIRLVPDMTPEDVAKQVQDYLTKKFAELQSPNKFRVYMGHGGKPWVSDFNHPHYMAGRRAMRTVFEVEPDLTREGGSIPVTLTFQEATGKNVMLLPVGAADDGAHSQNEKLNRYNYIQGVKLLGAYLYEVSQLKD; encoded by the exons atgtctgtccTTGAAAGGCTTTTTCAGTACGTTGATGAACACCAGGATCTCTATGTTCAG CGGCTGGCCCAATGGGTGGCAATCCAGAGTGTGTCGGCATGGCCGGAGAAGAGGGATGAAATCAAACAAATGATGGAAGTTGCTGCCAAGGACATCGAGCGGCTGGGTGGCACAACTCAACTTATGAATATTGGCACCCAAAAG CTCCCTGATGGGTCAGAGATCCCACTACCTCCAATTATTCTTGGCAAACTTGGCTCAGATCCACAAAAGAAAACAGTGTGTGTTTATGGGCATCTGGATGTCCAACCTGCAGCCCTGGATGATGGCTGGGACAGTGAACCTTTCACCTTGGTAGAAAAAGATG GAAAACTGTACGGGCGAGGGTCAACAGATGACAAAGGTCCAGTGCTTGCCTGGCTGAATGCCCTAGAAGCTTATCAACAAACTAAACAG GAAATCCCAGTAAACATCAAGTTCTGTCTGGAAGGCATGGAGGAGTCTGGTTCTGAAGGCCTAGATGAACTGATTTTTGCTCAAAAAGACACTTTCTTCAAAGATGTGGACTATGTTTGCATCTCCGACAACTACTGGCTAGGCAAGAAGAAGCCGTGTATTACATATGGCCTCAGGGGAATCTGCTACTTTTTCATAGAG GTGGAATGCAGTGACAAAGACCTTCACTCTGGAGTTTATGGCGGCTCAGTACATGAGGCCATGACTGATCTCATTGCTCTGATGG GCTCCCTTCTGGATAAGAGAGGGAAAATCCTCATCCCTGGCATTAATGAAGCAGTGGCGCCACTTACTGATGAGGAGCTGGAGTTGTATGAGAAGATTGACTTTGACCTGAAGGAATATGCAAAAGATGTGGGAGCAACAAAACTACTACATGACACAAAG AAAGATATCCTAATGCACAGGTGGCGATACCCATCCTTATCTCTCCACGGAATTGAAGGAGCCTTCTCTGCCTCAGGAGCCAAGACTGTGATTCCACGGAAAGTAACTGGCAAATTCTCAATCAGGCTAGTGCCCGACATGACTCCAGAAGATGTTGCCAAACAG GTTCAGGATTACCTCACCAAGAAGTTTGCTGAGCTGCAAAGTCCCAATAAGTTCAGAGTATACATGGGCCATGGTGGAAAACCTTGGGTGTCAGACTTCAATCATCCCCACTACATGGCTGGCAGAAGAGCAATGAGGACAG TCTTTGAAGTTGAGCCAGACTTGACAAGAGAGGGAGGAAGCATTCCTGTCACTCTGACCTTCCAAGAGGCAACAGGCAAAAATGTAATGCTGCTTCCTGTTGGAGCTGCAGATGATGGTGCCCATTCCCAAAATGAGAAACTGAACAG GTATAACTACATCCAGGGAGTGAAGCTGCTTGGTGCATACCTATATGAGGTATCACAACTAAAGGACTGA